From a single Parambassis ranga chromosome 2, fParRan2.1, whole genome shotgun sequence genomic region:
- the rergla gene encoding ras-related and estrogen-regulated growth inhibitor-like protein, giving the protein MNDIKISVLGSDGVGKSALIVRFLTRRFIGEYASSSECIYRKLLSVDGRQVNLQLYDPCSQACEGKPTLNDQIHWADGFIVVYDISDRSSFLTAKAIVRLIRELQLRSAKRDVDSFIFLVGNKQDLCHVREVQHEEGQCLATELRCQFSELSAAEHYQEVTLVFSKTVQNTSLSGKAKDRRRRPSGSKSMAKLINNVFGKRRKSV; this is encoded by the exons ATGAATGACATCAAGATCTCTGTGCTGGGCAGTGACGGTGTCGGCAAATCAG ctctgatcGTCCGCTTCCTCACCAGGCGCTTTATTGGCGAGTACGCGTCTTCCTCAG AGTGTATATACCGGAAGCTTCTCTCTGTAGATGGGAGGCAGGTTAATCTACAGCTATATGACCCCTGCTCCCAG gcCTGTGAGGGAAAGCCTACTTTAAATGACCAGATTCACTGGGCTGATGGTTTCATCGTGGTGTACGATATAAGCGACCGCTCCTCCTTCCTCACTGCCAAAGCCATAGTGCGCCTAATCAGAGAGCTACAGCTGAGGAGCGCCAAGAG AGACGTAGACTCGTTCATATTTTTGGTGGGTAACAAACAGGACCTTTGCCACGTGAGAGAGGTGCAGCACGAGGAAGGCCAATGCCTGGCAACTGAGCTTCGCTGCCAGTTCTCTGAGCTGTCAGCGGCCGAACACTACCAGGAAGTGACACTCGTATTCTCCAAGACGGTGCAAAACACTAGCCTGAGTGGCAAGGCCAAGGATCGCAGGAGGCGCCCCAGCGGCTCCAAGTCCATGGCCAAACTCATCAACAACGTCTTCGGCAAGAGGAGGAAATCGGTGTAA
- the LOC114432565 gene encoding uncharacterized protein LOC114432565, giving the protein MPRFTRRSQAARRREGEQQVELGPPQPPREEVANRRGTGHRHRVRRWPRSAVTGLSHKLSIPPESPNEKFVLLVGDSHLRAIADGIVPIMLDKDSMSFGVMCTPGASAAELTAELLHADVPRTPDAVCLLAPSNNLTSSRTFEEAGASFANLVACACSRWPKVCVVDFPPRLTVDPVYQDVVRQEFRRVAARLGTLGKNFKCNVAKDRNPL; this is encoded by the exons ATGCCAAGGTTTACCCGGCGTTCTCAGGCAgcgaggaggagggaaggagagcagcaggtggagcttGGACCTCCACAGCCTCCCAGAGAGGAAGTTGCAA ACCGGCGCGGCACAGGTCACCGGCACAGAGTGCGTAGGTGGCCAAGGTCTGCTGTGACTGGTTTGAGTCACAAGCTGAGCATTCCACCTGAATCTCCAAATGAAAAG tttgtTCTGCTTGTTGGAGATTCCCATCTGCGCGCCATTGCAGATGGCATTGTGCCAATCATGTTAGACAAGGATTCTATGTCCTTTGGAGTCATGTGCACGCCTGGGGCCTCAGCGGCAGAGTTGACAGCGGAACTGCTTCATGCTGATGTGCCTCGAACACCAGACGCAGTCTGTCTGTTGGCCCCAAGCAACAACCTTACATCCAGTAGGACCTTTGAGGAGGCAGGGGCCAGCTTTGCAAACTTGGTGGCATGTGCCTGTAGTCGGTGGCCAAAG GTTTGTGTTGTGGACTTTCCCCCACGGTTGACTGTGGATCCAGTTTATCAGGACGTGGTGCGTCAAGAGTTTCGCCGTGTGGCAGCACGCCTGGGTACGTTGGGCAAGAATTTCAAATGCAATGTAGCGAAAGATAGGAACCCTTTGTAA